The following is a genomic window from Sphingorhabdus sp. Alg231-15.
GATTTTTGCGGGCTATCGGTCACTCATTGTTCCAATAGCTTGCGACGATCAGGCGGTTGCTTTGGGCGTATCCGCGTCTGCACCCCATTCGGACCAACTGCCGTCATAAAGTGCGACCTTCTCGCCACCTGCTACGGCCGCTGCAAATGAAAGCACCGCAGCGGTCATGCCGGACCCACAGGTTGTTACAACGGGTTTGCCAAGATCAACACCGGCACCGTCAAATAAAGCTTTCATCTCATCGGCGCTTTTCCAAGTGCCATCGGCATTGAAAAACTCACTGTGAGGAATGTTGACAGAACCTGGGATGCTACCCGAAACAATATCGGGGCGAGGATCTTCTTCGGCACCAGAGAAACGTCCGGCAGGCCGTGCATCTACAACTTGTTCTTCTTTACTATGCAGATTGGCGAGCATGTCCGCTTTTGTGCGTACATCCTTGTCATCTTTCCAAACCGTGAAATGGCGATGGCGAAGCGCTTCTTTACCGGTTTCAAGCGAACGGCCCTCGGCTTTCCACTTTGCGATGCCACCATCCAATATCGCGACTTCGTGCGCGCCAAAAATGGTCAGCATCCACCATGCTCGGGCGGCACTCTTAAGGGGACTATCGTCATAAAGAACAATACGGCTGCCATCACCAAGTCCAAGGGACTGCATGCGGCTGGCAAATTTCTCCGGTGGCGGTAGCATATTTTCTATCGGATTACCGGTATCTGTCAGCTCGCCCAGATCCATGAAGACTGCTCCCGGAATATGGCCTGCTTCATATTCTGCTGCAGGATCACGTCCGGCGTCGGGCATGAATTTGGTCGCATCAACGATACGCAAATCTGATGCACCCAGTTCGTTTGCAAGCCAGTCGGTGGTTACCAGCAGTTCCATTTTATGCTCCTTGTGCACCGCCGTTTTGACACGGCCTAATTCCTCAATATGTAGCGATTCGATTATCAGCCGTCGAGGCTATAACGCATTGCGGAAGGAATCCACCGCTTATGTGGTTTTTGAGCAAATGATTGAATTATAAGCGTTCCAAAAATGTCATGGCGCTGTCTCTCATGTCCCTCAGTTGGTGTGAATCCAACCACTGCCATAAGGCCCCAGATCTAAAAATGTTCGCGCTTTGGGGGGCTGTGCTTTGTTGTATTATCAGACGTTTAAGGGCCGCTGTCCAACCGGACCGAAACTACCCGGGCCAAGATCAAGTCGAAAAGGAGCCATTTTCGGCCGCGGCGGATCATATTCACGGCCCACAATGAATGAAGCCGTCTGTTGCTGCGTAGAACCATCTTGATTTCGATATTCAGCGACAAAGCGGGCGAGGGGAATGAACAGTGCTTGAGACTTGAAGGTGATCGGACGGATAGCATTGAGCGGCAGGCGGATATTGCCGCTCAATTCCAAACTCGCTCCGGAGGCAAGAGATTCAATCTTGTGCAATAGAAGGCCATCATGAGCTTCCGTACCTTTGGCTGTTTCAGTATCTGCCTGCATCATCGCGCCGTAGAACTCGATATCTTCGAGATTCTGATCTGACTGGTTGGTTAGCGTAACGGTATAGTCCAAAACAGCGTTCAACAGCGTCGATGATGCGCCGCTCGCGGTAAACTTGATCTGCAAGTGATCGGCTTGCTCTGCCTTGAGCGGAGCCTTCTGGCTTGGTGCTTCCCCAGTGACAGTGCTCGCTGATGGCGATGGTTTCGCTGTCACACCGATTTTGGATGTCACAAATCCACTGGTAGTGGGGGGCGGTTGCTTTTTCTGTTCTACCGGATTCGGAGGAGAATAGATTTTGGGGGTGGGCTTGCGAGGGACAGGTTCAGGGTCCGTATCAATTATGACTTCGGAGTCTTCTAACGGCTCTCGATTATGCAACGGTGGAGCGCCTTTGCGCCGCCAAAAATATATCCCAGCACCGAAGAGAAGCAGCAATGCCAGTGCTCCACCCACATAATAGAATATATTGTCAGTCGCACTGGTCGCTGATGGGGCAGAAGATTCTGGATTTTGCCTTGTCGAATCCGCTGCAGCTGGTTGGGCAGGCGCAGCCTGATTGGGCAAATCGGTAGTAAAGCCGGGCGTCGGCTGGCTGCTTTCGACCGCTTGGCTGTCCGGCGCTGGCGGAGCGATGGTCGGTCTGGCTGTTGGTGTCGGTGTTGTTATAGTCGGTGAAGCGGCTGGTTGTGCGCCGTTTTCTGGCAGTGGTCTGCCTTGAGGGCTCGTGGATGATGGAGCGCTGGATTGTGGCAAAGATCCAACCGGAGCTGGTTGAGCACGGGATGGCGTTGTCGGTACGCTATCTATTGGCGCTGGCGCAGCTGCTGGTGGAAGCGCATTCTCCTCGACAGGGCCTTCAGCAGCACTGTCCGATGTTGTCTGATTCTCTCCCGGAGGCAGGGAATAGTCGCTTACTGAAGGCAGTTCTGGTGGCGGTTCAGGCGGCAATTGCCTTGGCACAGCCTGTGCCCGCACGACCGTCGTAACGGTTGATATGCCAAACACACCAACCGCCATGATTGCCAGCAACAAAGCGCGCATCATTCGTCCCATTAATTTATCGCCATCGCCCTTTTTGACCCTGTGCTACGATTTGGGGCTCCATTCGCTGAACAACCAATGAATATAGCGATAGGGATGACATGAGCTGCCCTGTGCACTAGATGACCTGCATGACAGACAATGAACCCTCGGAATCCGCACCTCGATTTCTTGGTCAGGACAGCGCCTTGCCGGTTTCTCCTGACGAAGCGATCCTCGATTATGTACCCAATCCAAGGAGTGGCGAGCTCTATTTGACACGCTTTGCGGTGCCGGAGTTTACATCGCTTTGTCCGGTGACGGCCCAGCCGGATTTTGCACATCTGGTCATTGACTATGCACCGGACAAAACGATTGTAGAATCGAAGTCACTAAAGCTTTTCCTGGGGTCTTTTCGGAATCATGCAGCCTTTCATGAGGATTGCACAGTTGGCATTGGCCAGCGGCTTTTTAACGAGATGAAACCGAAATGGTTGCGCATAGGCGGCTATTGGTACCCGCGTGGTGGAATTCCGATCGATGTGTTCTGGCAATCAGGCGAACCACCCAAAGGGCTTTGGATCCCGGATCAGGGTGTCGCTTCTTACAGAGGAAGAGGCTGATATGAGTCATAAACTATATGCAGCGCCGCTTTCTCTCTATTCGGGCAAGGCTAGAGCTTATCTGGACTGGAAGGGCATCGACTATGAAGAAATCTTGGCATCTGGCGATGTTTATAAAGAGATAATCGTACCAGCGGTTGGTCGTCCGGTCATTCCGGTGCTGGAAACGGACGATGGACTGATTGTTCAGGATACGACCTGCATCATCGATCATTTCGAAGGGACCAATGGCGGTCTTTCGGTTTATCCGGACACAGCCAAACAAAAATTGGTTGCGTTGTTGCTGGAATCATTTGGCGACGAGTGGCTGGTTATTCCGGCGATGCATTACCGTTGGAACTATAACGAGGAGTGGGTTTACGGTGAATTTGGAGCCACCGCTGCCCCTGATGCGAGTAAAGAAGAACAGCTCGTAATTGGCCGCGGGGTTGGTGCCAATTTCAAAGGCTTTTGCCCGATCTTGGGTATCAATCCCGAAACGATACCCGCGATCGAGGCGAGCTATGAGGCGCTGTTAGCTGACTTGGATGCGCATTTTGCTGTTCACGATTATCTCCTCGGATCACGGCCTTCGATTGGCGATTATGGTTTGATCGGACCGCTTTACGCCCATCTCTATCGTGATCCGGCCTCTGGTGAAATTATGAAGAGGCTGGCGCCACGCGTGGCGGCATGGGTTGAGCGGATGGTTGATGTCAAAACGCCATTGACCGGCGAGTTTTTTGCCGATGACCAGATTCCGGAAACACTCGTGCCGGTTCTTGAGAGGATGATGGCCGAACAAGTGCCGTTTCTTCAGAAGACTGCAGATATGCTAAAAACCTGGTCCGCCGCCAATCAAGATGCCGAATTGCCTCGTGTCCTGGGTATGGCTGAATTCACCGTCGAAGGCGTGAAAGGGCAGAGGATTGCGCCGCCTTTCAGTCTTTGGATGTTGCAGCGCGCCCGTAATTATTACCAAGGGCTGGATGATACGAACAAAGCAGAGGTTGATGGGTTTCTGTCATCGATCAAGGACGCAGAAGGTTTTCAGAATTTTGTAGCAGGTCCATCCCTCGTTTTTGAGAATTTCAGCCTATCTATATCTTAAGGCTCAATTGCGAACTTAACCGCCAAAATCGGGAAACCAGAGCGCTTGGCATCGAGCCGCATAAGGTGCGAAATTGGAATGCGACTTGGCGATATCCAACAGCGGTCCAGGCAGTGCCTCGATCAGGCTATTTGTGATCGCGGGATAAGCAGTGGCGTCAAGGCTGCTGGGTTGATCGCCGAACATGAAAGCCTTTTGCCCCAATTGTACGGACAGTGCTTCTAGATCTGCTGCACCGAAGGCATAGATATCTGGCACAGAGTGACGACCAAGACCTTGTGCATGCAGGCCCTTTTGAACCTGTTTACGGGCAATTACCGGCACTATGTTGCGAATAATCGGTGGCATATCTCCAAACCAGAAGTCTTTGATAATCGGCCAATTATGGTCGTCGATCCAACGACTAAAAAGCGTTACCCAATAGAGACGCTCTTCCGTCATCCGCGCCATGGCATGGGCAACAGCACGTTCTTCGATAGTTAGGCCTGCATCAAAATCGACACCATATGTGTTTTCCAGGTGCCGTCTTATGAGCGCTGTGTCTGCAATTTCCGCGCTATTGTCGATCAGATAGGGGAGCTTGCCTTTCGGTGCCTTGCGTGGGTCATCGATAATTTCTGATGCATAGTCAGCACCAGCCATTTTCAGATATATTTCCCCCTTCATGCAGAACGGACTAGGGCTTGGCACGCCAAAGCCGGATTGGAACTGCTTGTAGATTAAGGCCATTTTCTCATCCCCGGTTGTTAGTGAACCGCCATATAGCATGAATAATTTGCGGTATCTGGCGTCAATATGCACCAAAACGTCGCTTTTTTGTTTTTACTCTATCAATCGTCCACCGCTAACATTATTGTTAGCTGTATGAGCAGCATCCCCCATCACTACAATATTGCCATAGAGCCCGATGATATCGACTTCATGGGCCATGTGAACAATGCCAATTATCTGAAATGGGTGCAGGATGCTGTTGTCGCCCATTGGGAGAAAATTGCTCCTTCAGAGGCGGTCGCTACTCATCTCTGGGTTGCTCTGAAACACGAGATAACCTACCGGAAGCCGGCCTTTTTGGACGATGATGTCATTGCCGAAGTGCTGTTGGAAAAAGTCCACGGCGCGCGGGCCTTTTACAGCACGGTCATCCGCCGCGGAGAAGACGTACTGGCGGAGGTGCAATCAAGCTGGTGCTGCATTGATGCTGATACGTTACGCCCGATGCGAATCGCCAAGGATATCGCCGCCAATTTCTTTGGTAGCAAAGACTGAATTGCGCGCTTAGCGCATCAACCCACCGATCAGGTTGCGGACAAACCTTCCCGCAACGGGACCAGCCAGATCGGTTGCAATCGACCCTACAGCCGAAGTCACACCGGATCGCATGGGATTGGCCCGTGATTTCTTGCCGAGCATGGTCGAGGCGGCGATACCTGCTGCGGAACCCATGGCGACCTTTGCGCCGCGGCTAAAGGCTTTTTCCCACATGCTCTTGCTTTTGCGCGGCTGCTTGCGGACTGCCTCTTCACCCTTTTCTTCGACTTCTTTTGCCGTTTCGGTGGCGTCGATAACCTTTTGCGCCAGTATTTCCTCGGCGCTATTCCGGTCCACCTCTTCATCATATTTGCCGTCATAGGGCGAAATGGATTGCATGATCGCTCGTTCTTTGGCTGTCACGGGGCCAAGGCGAGAGCGTGGCGGTTTGATCAATGTGCGCTGGACAATGGAAGGTGCGCCATCCTCCATCAACGTAGATACCAACGCTTCACCGACACGCAGTTCGGTAATCGCTTCCTCGACATCCAGATCGGGATTGATCCGGAAGGTATCGGCGGCGGCCTTAATCGCTTTCTTGTCGCGCGGGGTGAACGCGCGCAGCGCATGCTGCACCCTGTTGCCGAGCTGTCCGGCAACATCCTCGGGAATATCGACAGGATTTTGGGTGACGAAATAGACACCAACCCCTTTGGAACGGATTAGGCGCACAACCTGTTCGATCTTGTCTTCGAGAGCCTTGGGCGCATCCTCAAACAAAAGATGTGCCTCGTCAAAGAAGAAAACCAGCTTTGGTTTATCCGGGTCACCAACCTCTGGCAGCGTCTCAAACAGTTCGGCCAGCAGCCACAGCAAGAATGTCGCGTAGAGCTTGGGGCTGCGCATCAGTTGGTCGGCGGCAAGTACGTTGATATAGCCCCGTCCCTGATCATCACATTTGATGAAATCATCTATTTCCAGCGCTGGCTCGCCAAAAAACTGACCCGCGCCCTGACTGTCGAGCTGCAGCAGCTGCCGCTGGATCGCACCAACACTGGCCTTGCTAACATTACCATATTTGGCTGAGAGCTCTTTTGCATTCTCCGCGGTATAGGCCAGCATGGATTGCAGATCGTCGAGATTGAGCAGCAAAAGGCCTTCTTCGTCGGCAAAGCGGAAAACAATATTGAGAACACCCTCTTGCGTGTCATTGAGGTCCATCAGGCGTGCCAGCAGCAATGGCCCCATTTCGGTGATCGTGGTGCGGATCGGATGACCTTGCTTGCCATAAAGGTCCCAGAAAATAGCCGGATTATCGGAATAGGCATAGTCATCCATACCCAATTCCTTGGCCCGCCCTTCCAGTTTATCGGCATGTTTAAAGCTAGGGGAGCCAGCCATCGAAATACCGGCGAGGTCGCCTTTGACATCCGCGACAAATACCGGGACACCATTGGCAGAAAAGCTCTCTGCCAGCCCCTGCAATGTTACGGTTTTGCCCGTACCGGTTGCACCCGCGATCAAGCCATGGCGATTGGCGCGTTTGAGGTTCAGGCTCTGGCGTTCGTCGCCGCCCAATCCCAAAAATATCTCTGTTGCTTTGCTCATCGCCGAATCCCCTCAATCAGTTGAATGGGAAGACTATCTGTGACCATGCAAAAAGGCCAGCGCGATGCGCTGGCCTTTGGGTAAATGTTATACAGGTTTACAACCTGCAATGATCGAAACAAACTCAGTCGTCGTTGAGGCGGACCGGAATAAATCTTGGCTCACGGGCACCTTGTTTGACTTGCAACAAAACGGCTTCGCGATTTGATCGCTTGGCGGTGCTGATAGCTTTGTCCAGATCGGCTGATGTATTCACCGGACGGCGATTGACGCTTATGATCACGGTCGTCCGTCTAATACCCTTTCGTGCAGCGTCACTATTTGGGTCCACAGTCGAAACCACAACACCCTTCTGAGCCGCAGGAACGCGAATTTGACGGGCAATGGCAGGGGTCAGGTCCACAACAGACAAGCCGAGCGCTTCAGCAGTTGCTTCTGCGCTTGTACCATCTTCATCGGTGCCCATAGGGTCTTCGGCATCAGGATCAAAGTTGGTTGCCAGTTCTTCTTCTGAAGGACGTTCGCCCAGCGTGGCACTCACTTTTACAATCTTGCCATCACGGAGCAATTCGATCGGAACTTTCGTGCCCACTGGCAGGTTCGCAACCAGGAATGAAAGAGTCTGGTCCGGCGTTACATCACGTCCGTTCACTTTTACGATCACATCGCCGGCCTGAATTCCAGCTTTGGAAGCGCCTTCGCCAGGCACTACGCTTTGAATAAACTCTCCGCGATTTTTCTGTACACCCAGCGAGTCAGCGAGATCTTCAGTCAGCGGACTAATCTGTACACCGAGATATCCGCGCTCGACTTTTTCACCCTTACGCAATGTGTTGACGATCGGTACAGCGACTTCCGCCGGAATTGCAAAGCCGATGCCAACATTGCCACCAGTGGGGGAAATGATCGCGTTGTTGATACCGATCACGTTGCCATTCAGATCGAACATTGGGCCGCCGCTATTGCCGCGGTTGATCGAGGCGTCCGTCTGCAGGAACCGATCATAGGCGCCGCCTTGTCCGGTGTTGCGATGGATGGCCGAGACGATGCCGGTGGTTACCGTTCCACCGAGGCCAAAGGGATTACCAATGGCAATGACCCAGTCGCCAACACGGGCGCTTTCGCTGTCACCAAATTTAACGAAAGGCAGATCTCTATCAGCATTGATCTTCAGAACCGCGATGTCTGAAGCAGGATCGCGGCCGACCAAAGTCGCTTCATATTCGGTGCGATCAGGCATGATGACCGTAATCGTTTCGATTGTGGCGTTGCGGTTGCCAGGAGCAACCACATGATTGTTGGTCACAACATAACCATCGGCGGAAATGATGAAGCCGGAGCCCAGGGATTGAGCTTGACGGGTCTGATTGCCGCCCCCGCCACCACGGCGGTTGCCGAACAGGCCGTCAAACGGTGTGCCGGCAAAGGGGTTATTCCTTACACGCACGCGTTGTGTGGTGGAGATATTGACCACCGCAGGTTGCAGCTGTTCGGTCAAATCTGCAAAACTCATCGGAGCACCTGCCCGCGGTGCAGCTGCCCTCATGATCTCGCTGTCATTTGCAGCTACCTGTGCTCCAGCGGAGCCTGCTCCGGAAAGTGTCGCGGCACCTCCAGCCAAAAGCAAAGCTGCTGAAATCCCGTAAGCGTAACGCACTATATATTCCTCTCAATTAGTAGACATCGATCATAAACGTTCGACATCAAATTCGTTCACATTTGCCCAAACATCTGCCGCAGAATTTATGAACCGAATTTGAACACTAGCACAGCCAATCCTTAACATCAGCTATAAGATAAACGTTTTTGATCCGTTCCACTAATATTTGGGAGCGGCAAATGGCTTTCGCAAGCCAAGAATAGCCAATTTGTCGAAAAAAATCACATTTTTGTAGAAAAAACGACAATTGTAGTCGTAACAGCAAAACAATCGCGATTGCAGGCCATATTCTGGTTCAATATGTGAAGTCACCATCGTTTTTGCAGACCGGTTTGCCGATGAACTCGAGTGATTCATTGGCCAGCTGGGTATCAAAAAATTCGTGAACGGTTGCTATCTTGCCATCGCGAAACGTGAAGATATGGGCATAGCGTTGATCATAGCGCTTGCCATTTTTCGCTATGCCGCTGGCTTCCATTATTGCGGTAATGCCATCGGGGCCTTCGTTCATGATCTTCCAATCGCTGGCGAACTGGAATTGACCAAAGTCGAGCGCATCGAAGATCAGCGGCAAAATTGTTCTGAGTGCGGCGAAACTGTCATATCGCCCGGAAATGATTGTGTTGCCAGAGACGTTGTACACGACATCGCTATGATGCAGCGCTTCAAACGCGTCGACGTCCAACCGGGATAGCGCCTCATAATAGGCGTTTATAATGGCCCGATTGGACGTCAAAGCCGCTTAACGTCCGCGGAATTGGCGCAGATATTCGTTGTCTGGTGACAATACGAAGGAAGAGCTTGGATCGCCATCCTGTCCTTTGCGGAAGGTTGTTTCATAGCTTTTCATCGCGCGATAGAAATCATAGAAATCCGCATCCTTGCCAAAGCTTTCCGCATAGGTCCGGGCGGCACTCGCATCCGCTTCGGCACGAATGATCTGGGCCTGTTTGGCGCCTTGTGCCTTGATCGTGCGGGCTTCCTGCTCGCGGGCTGTGCGCATCCGCTGATAGGCGCTTTCCAGCGGTGTCCCGTCCGGTAGATCAGCACGCTTGATCCGTACATCAACAATTTCTGCGCCATATTGGCGGGCAACCCGGTTAAGGCCGGTTCGGATATTGTCCATCACTTGACCGCGTTCTGGGCTGAGCAAAGCTGCGAAAGGCCGTTTGCCGAGCTCGTTCCGCAAGGCAGAACCGAGGATCGGGCGGAGCTCATCCGCTACACGGGCTTCGTTGCCGGCTGCGATGAACATCCGCAAAGGATCGGTAATCCGAAAGCGCGCGAATGCATCGACCTGCAAACGCAACTGGTCGGTCGAGAGCACCTGTTGCTGTTCCATTTCAACATCGAGAATGCGCTTATCAATCCATTCAACCTGCTCGATGAAGGGGAATTTGGGGAGGAGGCCTGCTCCAGTCTGACCAAATGGGGTATTGTCCTGATAGCGATTGATGATCCGCACTGGTTCACCAAAGCGTACCACAACACCCTGACGGGTTTCCGGAACAATGATCAGCGTATTGATCAGCACCAGGACCAAGCCGAACACAATGATGCTGAGAGCGACGGGATTTTTTATAATGTTACCCATTATTTCGCCTCCACTGATTGCGGCGCGGTTGCCTGAGCTCGTTTCCTGATTTCCGGCAGTGGCAGGTAGGGCGTTACGCCGTCCGCCTCTACAATGGTTTTATCCACTTGCGACAATACACGCTCCATCGTTTCATAATACATACGCTGGCGAGTTACTCGTGGTGCCAGACGATATTCTTCATAAACCTTGTCAAAGGCCGCTGATTCACCTTGTGCTTGTGCTGTCAACTGCTGTGCATAGGCACGCGCCTCGTTAAGATAGGTCTGCGCCGTTTGCTGGGCTGCAGACACTTCTTTAAACGCATCATTCACGGCAGCCGGCGGATCGGCTTTTTTGATCGCGATGCCGCGGATCACTACTCCGGCGCCGTAGCCGTCAAGCAGGGCCTGCATATTCTGTTCAACCTGTTGTTCAATCTCTGTCCGCTCTGAACCGATTGTATCGTCGAGCGTGAAATTGGCCACCGCTGCCCGCATTGCGGATTCGGCAACTTCCTTGATGGTCTCTTCCTGCTCGGCAATCTGGAAAAGAAACAATTCAGGTGACTTGATATTCCAACGTACTGAGTAGGCGAGATCGACAATATTTTGGTCACCGGTCAGAATTAACTTTTCCGATTCACCGGTGGGAATATCGATAGTCCTGATTTCTTCCACGTCGAGCTTCATTACTTGTTCAAGCGGCGCTGGGAGCGAGAAGTGCAGGCCCGGCTGCATGGTTCTGGAATAGGATCCAAAAAATGTCACC
Proteins encoded in this region:
- the sseA gene encoding 3-mercaptopyruvate sulfurtransferase, whose translation is MELLVTTDWLANELGASDLRIVDATKFMPDAGRDPAAEYEAGHIPGAVFMDLGELTDTGNPIENMLPPPEKFASRMQSLGLGDGSRIVLYDDSPLKSAARAWWMLTIFGAHEVAILDGGIAKWKAEGRSLETGKEALRHRHFTVWKDDKDVRTKADMLANLHSKEEQVVDARPAGRFSGAEEDPRPDIVSGSIPGSVNIPHSEFFNADGTWKSADEMKALFDGAGVDLGKPVVTTCGSGMTAAVLSFAAAVAGGEKVALYDGSWSEWGADADTPKATA
- a CDS encoding nuclear transport factor 2 family protein; this encodes MTSNRAIINAYYEALSRLDVDAFEALHHSDVVYNVSGNTIISGRYDSFAALRTILPLIFDALDFGQFQFASDWKIMNEGPDGITAIMEASGIAKNGKRYDQRYAHIFTFRDGKIATVHEFFDTQLANESLEFIGKPVCKNDGDFTY
- a CDS encoding helicase HerA-like domain-containing protein; the protein is MSKATEIFLGLGGDERQSLNLKRANRHGLIAGATGTGKTVTLQGLAESFSANGVPVFVADVKGDLAGISMAGSPSFKHADKLEGRAKELGMDDYAYSDNPAIFWDLYGKQGHPIRTTITEMGPLLLARLMDLNDTQEGVLNIVFRFADEEGLLLLNLDDLQSMLAYTAENAKELSAKYGNVSKASVGAIQRQLLQLDSQGAGQFFGEPALEIDDFIKCDDQGRGYINVLAADQLMRSPKLYATFLLWLLAELFETLPEVGDPDKPKLVFFFDEAHLLFEDAPKALEDKIEQVVRLIRSKGVGVYFVTQNPVDIPEDVAGQLGNRVQHALRAFTPRDKKAIKAAADTFRINPDLDVEEAITELRVGEALVSTLMEDGAPSIVQRTLIKPPRSRLGPVTAKERAIMQSISPYDGKYDEEVDRNSAEEILAQKVIDATETAKEVEEKGEEAVRKQPRKSKSMWEKAFSRGAKVAMGSAAGIAASTMLGKKSRANPMRSGVTSAVGSIATDLAGPVAGRFVRNLIGGLMR
- the hflC gene encoding SPFH domain-containing protein translates to MGNIIKNPVALSIIVFGLVLVLINTLIIVPETRQGVVVRFGEPVRIINRYQDNTPFGQTGAGLLPKFPFIEQVEWIDKRILDVEMEQQQVLSTDQLRLQVDAFARFRITDPLRMFIAAGNEARVADELRPILGSALRNELGKRPFAALLSPERGQVMDNIRTGLNRVARQYGAEIVDVRIKRADLPDGTPLESAYQRMRTAREQEARTIKAQGAKQAQIIRAEADASAARTYAESFGKDADFYDFYRAMKSYETTFRKGQDGDPSSSFVLSPDNEYLRQFRGR
- a CDS encoding Do family serine endopeptidase; the protein is MRYAYGISAALLLAGGAATLSGAGSAGAQVAANDSEIMRAAAPRAGAPMSFADLTEQLQPAVVNISTTQRVRVRNNPFAGTPFDGLFGNRRGGGGGNQTRQAQSLGSGFIISADGYVVTNNHVVAPGNRNATIETITVIMPDRTEYEATLVGRDPASDIAVLKINADRDLPFVKFGDSESARVGDWVIAIGNPFGLGGTVTTGIVSAIHRNTGQGGAYDRFLQTDASINRGNSGGPMFDLNGNVIGINNAIISPTGGNVGIGFAIPAEVAVPIVNTLRKGEKVERGYLGVQISPLTEDLADSLGVQKNRGEFIQSVVPGEGASKAGIQAGDVIVKVNGRDVTPDQTLSFLVANLPVGTKVPIELLRDGKIVKVSATLGERPSEEELATNFDPDAEDPMGTDEDGTSAEATAEALGLSVVDLTPAIARQIRVPAAQKGVVVSTVDPNSDAARKGIRRTTVIISVNRRPVNTSADLDKAISTAKRSNREAVLLQVKQGAREPRFIPVRLNDD
- a CDS encoding thioesterase family protein, with protein sequence MSSIPHHYNIAIEPDDIDFMGHVNNANYLKWVQDAVVAHWEKIAPSEAVATHLWVALKHEITYRKPAFLDDDVIAEVLLEKVHGARAFYSTVIRRGEDVLAEVQSSWCCIDADTLRPMRIAKDIAANFFGSKD
- the queF gene encoding preQ(1) synthase, which translates into the protein MTDNEPSESAPRFLGQDSALPVSPDEAILDYVPNPRSGELYLTRFAVPEFTSLCPVTAQPDFAHLVIDYAPDKTIVESKSLKLFLGSFRNHAAFHEDCTVGIGQRLFNEMKPKWLRIGGYWYPRGGIPIDVFWQSGEPPKGLWIPDQGVASYRGRG
- a CDS encoding glutathione S-transferase N-terminal domain-containing protein; protein product: MSHKLYAAPLSLYSGKARAYLDWKGIDYEEILASGDVYKEIIVPAVGRPVIPVLETDDGLIVQDTTCIIDHFEGTNGGLSVYPDTAKQKLVALLLESFGDEWLVIPAMHYRWNYNEEWVYGEFGATAAPDASKEEQLVIGRGVGANFKGFCPILGINPETIPAIEASYEALLADLDAHFAVHDYLLGSRPSIGDYGLIGPLYAHLYRDPASGEIMKRLAPRVAAWVERMVDVKTPLTGEFFADDQIPETLVPVLERMMAEQVPFLQKTADMLKTWSAANQDAELPRVLGMAEFTVEGVKGQRIAPPFSLWMLQRARNYYQGLDDTNKAEVDGFLSSIKDAEGFQNFVAGPSLVFENFSLSIS
- the hflK gene encoding FtsH protease activity modulator HflK codes for the protein MASPWGNGGGDDGKGGGPRNPWGNPSGGSSGGGGKGGAASLEELFKKGTGGGFKGGIPKRPGGRSWWPIVLIAFIILWALLTSIHRVSPQERGVVTFFGSYSRTMQPGLHFSLPAPLEQVMKLDVEEIRTIDIPTGESEKLILTGDQNIVDLAYSVRWNIKSPELFLFQIAEQEETIKEVAESAMRAAVANFTLDDTIGSERTEIEQQVEQNMQALLDGYGAGVVIRGIAIKKADPPAAVNDAFKEVSAAQQTAQTYLNEARAYAQQLTAQAQGESAAFDKVYEEYRLAPRVTRQRMYYETMERVLSQVDKTIVEADGVTPYLPLPEIRKRAQATAPQSVEAK
- a CDS encoding glutathione S-transferase family protein gives rise to the protein MALIYKQFQSGFGVPSPSPFCMKGEIYLKMAGADYASEIIDDPRKAPKGKLPYLIDNSAEIADTALIRRHLENTYGVDFDAGLTIEERAVAHAMARMTEERLYWVTLFSRWIDDHNWPIIKDFWFGDMPPIIRNIVPVIARKQVQKGLHAQGLGRHSVPDIYAFGAADLEALSVQLGQKAFMFGDQPSSLDATAYPAITNSLIEALPGPLLDIAKSHSNFAPYAARCQALWFPDFGG